A single region of the Malaclemys terrapin pileata isolate rMalTer1 chromosome 4, rMalTer1.hap1, whole genome shotgun sequence genome encodes:
- the LRRN2 gene encoding leucine-rich repeat neuronal protein 2 has translation MCPVKVFAQEGSRSCQLKMRHFQMNLLLICVATATAIPVVPWKVKCPLQCVCQIRPWYTPRSVYREAATVDCNDLFISTVPESLPEGTQTLLLQSNHIARVDQSELDYLKNLTELDLSQNSFSDIWDFSLKNMPQLLSLHLEENQLAELSDNSFSGLANLQELYLNHNQLRRISPQAFSGLSNLLRLHLNSNLLRTVDSRWFQVLPNLEILMIGGNKVDAILDMNFRPLSNLRSLVLAGMNLREISDFALEGLRSLESLSFYDNKLVNVPKRALQQVPGLKFLDLNKNPLQRIRQSDFMNMLHLKELGLNNMEELVSIDKFALINLPELTKLDVTNNPKLSFIHPSAFHHLPQMETLMLNNNALSALHKQTVDSLPNLQEISIHSNPIRCDCVIRWVNSTENHIRFIEPQSTLCAEPPDLKRRHIRDVPFREMTDRCLPLISTKSFPSHLEVADGENISLHCRALAEPEPEIYWVTPSGVKLIPYLEDGRYKVHPEGTLEIHKITAQEAGLYTCVAHNLIGADTKSISLMVNSSFPLSVDNLELLVKEVQAYHILVTWKPHLNTISSNLTWSSFSFSSSLDVTNVARIPAGTHLYNITRLHQGTEYWACLHVAFVNLQSKVACVNARTKEAGYGYGYLESGQSVLTVLALCILLLSVSLVGHYGFGSYRPQPGKLLLRCLPWYPGSSSVRVVYPPFVKHWDQGRPGEKLLAVEVQATPLDS, from the coding sequence ATGTGCCCTGTGAAAGTTTTTGCCCAGGAAGGAAGTCGGTCTTGCCAGTTGAAAATGAGACACTTTCAAATGAACTTGCTTCTCATCTGTGTGGCAACTGCCACAGCCATCCCTGTAGTGCCCTGGAAGGTGAAATGCccactgcagtgtgtgtgtcagATCCGGCCCTGGTACACGCCCAGGTCTGTGTACAGGGAGGCTGCCACCGTGGACTGCAATGACTTGTTCATCTCCACGGTGCCGGAGAGCTTGCCAGAGGGGACACAGACCCTGCTCTTGCAAAGCAACCACATCGCCAGGGTGGACCAGAGTGAACTGGACTATCTGAAAAACCTGACGGAGCTGGACCTGTCGCAGAACAGCTTCTCTGACATCTGGGACTTCAGTCTGAAGAACATGCCCCAGCTGCTGAGCCTCCATCTTGAAGAGAACCAGCTGGCTGAGTTGTCCGATAACAGCTTCTCTGGCCTGGCCAACCTCCAGGAGCTGTATCTGAACCACAACCAGCTGCGTAGGATTTCTCCGCAGGCCTTCTCAGGCCTCAGTAACCTCCTTCGGCTCCACCTCAACTCTAATCTCTTGAGGACTGTTGACAGccgctggttccaggtgctcccCAACCTGGAGATCCTCATGATTGGAGGCAACAAGGTGGATGCTATCTTGGATATGAACTTCAGGCCTCTGTCGAATCTGAGGAGCTTGGTTCTGGCTGGGATGAACCTGAGGGAGATCTCAGATTTCGCCCTGGAAGGGCTGAGAAGCCTGGAGAGTCTGTCTTTCTATGACAACAAGCTGGTGAATGTCCCCAAGCGGGCGTTGCAGCAAGTCCCTGGCCTTAAGTTCCTGGATCTGAACAAAAACCCTTTGCAGAGGATCAGGCAAAGTGACTTCATGAATATGCTACACCTCAAGGAGCTGGGACTTAACAACATGGAGGAGCTGGTTTCCATAGACAAGTTTGCCTTGATCAACCTCCCCGAGCTGACCAAACTGGACGTGACCAACAATCCCAAGCTGTCCTTCATCCACCCTAGCGCTTTCCATCACCTGCCCCAAATGGAGACCCTGATGCTCAACAACAACGCCCTAAGTGCCTTGCATAAGCAGACGGTAGACTCCCTGCCCAACCTGCAGGAGATCAGCATCCACAGCAACCCCATACGCTGTGACTGCGTCATCCGCTGGGTCAACAGCACCGAGAACCATATCCGCTTCATCGAGCCCCAGTCCACACTGTGCGCCGAACCCCCGGACCTGAAGAGGAGGCACATCCGGGATGTTCCCTTCCGGGAAATGACCGACCGGTGCCTGCCTCTCATCTCCACCAagagtttcccctcccacttggAGGTGGCAGACGGCGAGAACATCTCACTGCATTGTAGGGCCCTGGCGGAACCGGAACCAGAGATCTACTGGGTCACACCTTCTGGGGTCAAGCTGATCCCTTACTTGGAGGACGGGAGGTACAAGGTGCACCCTGAAGGGACACTGGAAATTCACAAGATAACTGCACAGGAGGCCGGGCTTTATACCTGCGTGGCCCATAACCTCATTGGTGCTGACACCAAGAGCATCAGCCTGATGGTCAACAGCTCCTTCCCTCTCAGCGTGGACAACCTGGAGCTCCTGGTGAAGGAAGTCCAGGCTTACCATATCCTTGTCACCTGGAAGCCCCACCTCAACACAATCTCCTCCAATCTCACCTGGTCCAGCTTCTCCTTCAGCTCCAGTTTGGATGTGACCAACGTGGCCCGGATCCCTGCGGGCACCCACCTGTATAACATCACCCGGCTCCACCAGGGCACAGAGTACTGGGCCTGCCTTCACGTGGCCTTCGTAAACTTGCAGTCCAAGGTGGCCTGTGTGAATGCCAGGACTAAAGAGGCTGGCTACGGCTATGGGTACCTGGAGAGCGGGCAGAGTGTCTTGAcggtgctggccctctgcatctTGTTGCTTTCAGTCAGCCTGGTAGGCCACTATGGCTTTGGTTCCTacaggccgcagcctgggaaaCTGCTCCTGCGCTGCCTGCCATGGTACCCGGGCTCGTCCTCGGTGCGCGTGGTCTACCCTCCTTTCGTCAAACACTGGGATCAGGGGAGGCCTGGGGAGAAGCTCCTAGCCGTGGAGGTGCAAGCAACGCCGCTGGACTCTTGA